The DNA window ccaagactacacccatctatctatgttcactagcaccttgcaaagatactaatcaagcaacaaaggtgccggactagctagagcttTCCTAacaaattctagaagcaaggtcacacaaacctatgtcactagtactttaagctacaagggagctcctacacatgctagtaagcaaaagcacaaagctaactaagctcactagcaatgctcaataataaggcaaccaatgccaaattagagagcaccattacttagctacacaaactaagtaatgtgactaataaggttacacaaaccaaattagccacgtaagagaGCTActactatgctacacaagcataaaggtaactagcaagctatacaagctaactaattacaatagcaacaacacaagcttaatgtatatgaaagtaaacgcaagcttgtgtaacgggaatgcaaaccaacgggaagaacaaggttgacacgatgatttttctttcgaggttcacgtgtttgccaacacactagtccccgttgtgtcgaccgctcacttggtggttcggcggctaattggcatcacccgccaagcccgcacgtcgggcgccgcaagaacctaccccagaagtgagagtagctcaatgacacgctttactaaagttgctcttcgcagctcccacggggcgagcacaatgcccctcacaaagcacttctccggagcgccgcacaagcttcttgcgggctttcatggagaccaccaccaagccatctaggaggtggcaacctccaaaagtaacaagtaccaccagcttgcaactcgatcacctagtgccactcaatgcaacctcacgatgcaatcgcactagaatcgctcactcacacaatcatccactatcaagtatgtgtgagatggagggctctcaagcactctcaagcatggacacaaagtcccccaaggtgctcagcaccagccatggccgaaggccacttctatttatagccccaagggctaaactagccgttaccccttcactgggcaactgtcgggtcgactggacgctccggtcgtgttgaccggacgctggacctcagcgtccggtcgcccgatgacagccacgtgtcacctgcgttcaacggcattcttctgatctcaacggtcatcttcagaccggacgcagcagcttcaactgaccggacgctggaccctcagcgtccggtcgtttatagtaaggtaccaaccttgaccggacgcgtccggtcgtacgtgatcggacgcagcctagCGTTCGGTCAAACTCCAGCTCCTGCGTCATCATGCATCAGCCTGACCAGACgcgccctgccagcgtccggtcacttccagtgccagcgtccgatgcaccaagtgagactctgtcttttctgtgtagggcgccggtggcaccgtcggactatccgcactctacggacggacactccgtcggtggagtttcttcaccaagttgatccacatcaactccaactctatctcctttgtaaatgtgccaacactaccaagtatacatcaccatgtgtatgtgtgttaccttttcacaatcatttcccaaaggatgttagccactcaacttgccacgccactcgattctagcgacgatgcaaagttagatcactcgagtggcactagatgaccgatatgcaaataagtttgctcctcttgatagtacggccatctatcctaaacccgatcataaacttctctacacacctatgatcgatgaaatgaaatgttctaggttatacctttgccttgcgcattccattccatctcctccaatgtcgatgcaatacatgcaccaacacgatcaacaatgatatgatccacttcatatcatcacgtaatcatattggttcatcgatcttgactttacttgctcttcatcgttgtcatcgtccatcggtgccaagtcttgctcaagcttcaccgccacgcggtccatcactccaaagccttcgacttgcccttcacgcttgtaaccggtccatcaagccaaaccttgtcatgatcttctccacctttgatcacatgactcaatgtcatgtctcatatgtatttaagctccttcatcaccacatgtgtgagctttgcaacatctccaagccattttcaccttcatggcatatgttgctcacacacatgtatctatggactaatcacctgtgtatctcacataaacataattagtccacctaagttgtcactcaattaccaaaaccaaacaaggacatttcaatctccccctttttagtaattgatgacaactctacaaagatatggaaattaagctcttttggattcatgttgcttgcccaagcaattttaccatgtgaaaataattttagacaagtaccacaaacccgaaatggtagtacatatgtgctagagtatttaatttggagcttgcacatatgcatagattgaaattgtgggagagtaattactacaaaatgatgctaaggtatatagaataaacctttgaagcatgtaccaatcggagttgcaccttgaagttcatacttagcaccatggttagctagatatcacttggcaataaaaacactagataccttgtgagatcaacattaaaagcaaggtactagcattacttgaaaagcataccaagtgtctagctatcattctatgcatgctagttatcaaatcatcattcaagttctacaactagcatacaccacacaagcatgcatattgaatttgaaagcttatgcaatgcaagtaagcacatgaatatgcacatatcaaatgcaatcaatcaaagttcatgagcttgctccccctacttgtgtgcttctcttgtccaagaattttgatctatctcttttctccaatgttgctccctttttgtccatgttcatgtccaacctctatttttatatctcatctctcccattgtacaatctctccctcattcaatcaagctttcatatctttgtacaatctctccccctttgtcatcaatttccataaaagatgtgcttctcattgatgcaaaggtatgcatttggggtagatggttgaggcttgaatcttgcattttttatggacatcacttgattgttggaatgacaccacttgtagataccacttgtaacttgtatcttgtgtagggcttcttgagataccacacataagatttttgatcttgataccaatttatgTGACACCTCcctctatgtgatagcatgggtcattcatttgatacacttgagctcttgtaggtgagggatgcattgctcatttgatgatcacttaaagttgaggatcacttgtggaaccatcatcttgcatgatcgatactatgtatagataccacttgtaggaagtgaataccatttgaaagaatcttctagtatggaaccacttgtttgatttatcaataaagactattttttgaacatttgctatcttcatgagtaccacttataggatattacttgaaggttgatctagacatcacttatgaatttttgatgaaatacttgagtctagataccatttgaaacatacaaactagatatccatttgcattgttgtcttgtgcttgtactcttatcattatcatgagcttctatgattgacttgaactaaattgatttgcctaagcttccaagtccggtttgaaccaatgacaagcttcttcacacctccccGGATGTGTCGGTGCTTACGTAGACTACAGTTATTTTTATTTGCATTTACTTTATATCATATTTTtacttttataaaaaaaatgaatTAAAAGAAAAGTAACGATCCGGCTAAAACAGCGTCGTTGCAGCCCAAACAAGCATTTGGTAGCAAAATTCTAAGGGAAAATTGGATCCATACCATCAAAAGAACCAATCTTTAGGTATCTACCATCAAAAGAACCAACTTGAGATATACACCATCAAAAGATCACAATTCTATAGCTATCTACCATTCCGTCTGCTTCCGTCACCTTCAACGTTGGGACAAGGCCGCCGCCGGCAACAGCCTGTTGTGCTTCCTCGTAGTCCTAGATGCGCTCTCTGCAGCAGtttcgacggcggcggcggcggcacgagcACCAGCACCGGCTCCGGCGGCTCTGGCTTCCGCTTTCAGCGTCGCCTGCAGCAGGGCGAGAGTGGCCCCGACGGGCATGTCGCGGCTGGCCAAGAAGCACTTGATGTCAATGCACCCCATATGCTTGAGCTTCTCGATCCCGGTGTCGGTGAGCTCCACTCGGCGGACGTCCTCCCTCCTCGGCTTGCCCCACTTCACCTGGCAATTCCACTTCCAATCCGATGGGCGCTCAAGGAAAAAGAACTTGGATCTCCACCCGCTGCTGCTGCGCAGAGCGCCGGTGAAGAGGCGGCGGCTACCGTCGTGGTAGGGCTGGAAATGGTGCCACCCCGTCGGCTTGCCCTCGTGCCTGTGAGCGCAGATGGTGAAGAAGTACCGGAACACGGACACCAGCGGCTCGACGCCGGCGTCGTCGCAGCGCAGGACGAAGGCGGCCAGGTAGCTCCAGGCGTTGGGGGTGAGTTGGGACGGCGCGAGGTGGTAGCGCCGGAGCACCCTCGCGTAGAAATCGTGGAGAGGAAAGCGCAGGCTGGCCTCGAGCGCGGCGGAGCACACACACAGCATCTTGCTGGAGCCCGGCGGCGGCGACGTGCAGGCTCTCCACCCCAATTGATGGGCGCAGACCGGCGAGAGCTCGCTGGGCACCCGTGCTTGCGGCACAGAGCGATGAGAGAGTCTTGGGTGGTCACAGTCGACGTGATCTCCGACGCCGCCGGCCACGACATGCTGTGGCCAGCAGCATGGCTGTCGCTGAAGAAGAGCGAAGTGACATCGTCGAGCTCGGCTGCCACCTCGCCGAGGTGACGAGGTGCTGGGGCGCAGATTTAACGTGAACTTCACAGATTTAACGTGAACTTCACAGAAGTGGTAGATAGCTATAGAATTGTGATCTTTTGATGGTACATATCTCAAGTTGGTTCTTTTGATGGTAGATATCTAAAGATTGGTTCTGGATCCAATTTTCCCAAATTCTAAAGGCCCAGAAAGTGATCCTGTCACTTACAACCATCCGATATAAGGAACGGTGGAGATTTATGCTACGGTCAGTAAAACCAACATCCATTTTCTACGCGTCTCCCCAGTCCAGAGTCTTACCCTTCTCTCTCACGGAGCGCCGCCGCCTTGGTGTCCACCCCGACCCGTACCTGCTCCTTGGTGGATCCGGCAAAAGGGCACATGGATCCAGCGCCTAAGAGCCGGTGGGACATCACCTCGTCGGCTGCCGGTGAAGAAGACGAGGCGGAGGTGCTGCGCCGCGTGATGGAGCTCCACCTCGACCTCATTCTTCGCTCTCCGGTGGATCCGGCCGTGTCCTCAGTCGGCGAGGAGGACGCGTCGTCCCTTAGCGAGGAGGACACGGCGGCACTCTTCTGGCAGCAGCGGATCTTGCGCTGCTCTCAGATCCGTGCGAATCTACGAACGGGGGAGCAGCAAGCTacaggcgcggtggccggtggtgTGCGCGCGTGCGCTTGTGGCCTGAAGACGGCGCGACGATCTGGCCCCCTCCCTCCCTGATGCCTCCATGGGCAAGGCCGCCAATCGGGGCTGGCCTGGCCTCGGCCGGTTGGGACCCGCCCTAGCTGTGCACCAGGCCACCGCTGCCAGGCCCGTGGTCAGGCGCCCCGCTGCTAAGACCCTAGCCTGCGTTGTGCGCATCGGGATGGCTGGCCGAGAAGGCAGTCGCGCTGCCCTTTCTGCTCTGCGAGAGGGCCAAGGTCCGAACCCCCTACTGCGGTAACTCGTGTAGCTCATTCTGTAGAAATATTTAATCATTACTATGCCGCACTTGGTTACATTAGATTGGTTTCACTAGATTGTGCATATCAGTCTACGTGATGACTCAAAGAAAAATAACATGTACACACACTTATATTCAATCACTACTGTGATGACTCAAATAATCTTTGGATGTGTGTGTTTGTTCAATTAGAAATGATACATGCAGGCTCACCTGTGTCTTCGTGTGTGTCCAGATGCTGTAAATGGTGTTTAAGCCAATTTGTTATATGGTTGCCCTAGGAATTTTTGGAGAATTTAACATGAGTTCAATTAGAGGCTTGCTGCCTGTAGATCCAGTTTCTCTAATGTGCTAGAATATAGCACACTGATGGATCAGCATGCTTGTTATGTCTGAAAATTCATATGCCTAGCTGCTAAATAATTTATTGCTGGAAATTCATATGCATAGCTGCGAAATAATTTGTGGCTGAAAATTCATAGCCTAGCTGCTAAATAATTTTCGGTTCTAAGTAGCTAAGTCCAATTATTTCTGATCTTAAAATTCAAGTCTGAAAATAATTTACGGCTGACCTGTACAAATTCCAAAGCTGATTTACTAAGTTCTGTTTTCTTTACCCAGTCCAGGGCAAAGTGGGACTGCTACTGTTTTGTGCTTCATTTTTCAACTGTCCAGTTTAGTCAAGTTCTTGATTCATGATGACTTGATGCTGCTACAGGAGGTGAACGAGATGTGGGCTGGTCTTGGCTACTGCCATATTGAACGATTTCTGCTGCAGGTGAGTCGTGCTCGTTGACTAACACTTGCTTGGCAACTTTAGTAGCTGTGCTTTTTGCAACTAATAAAATTTGTGTGTGTGCATTTTCTTTTCGTTTTTTAAATGATTCTGTTCTATCATTACAAGTTGTCTCAATTGTTGATGGATGGCTAATGCAACCTGACACTTGTAAAATGAGCTAAGATATAATTGAAAAATATGAACATATTTGTGACAAGTCATAGACTTTTTCTAGAGTAATTCTCTCATTGCCACCAAATGTTAAAGAGAGTGCttgctgctgcagctgcagctgctacAGTAATTGCAGAGAGCAAACTGCAGCTGAAACCAACAGGTCCAAAAATTTTCTGTAGTCAGTACGGGCTCGTCATTTTAGGCTTGACTATCTATGCAGTTGCTATCTATTCATCTCCATTAGATCTTATGTGATTGAATTcaacaccttttttttttttactgtcATGTACTATTTTAGCGCAGCCTGAAGTCCATCGGTCTAGTTTGCTGAATGGCAAGTGCAGTCTGCAGAACCTGGGCTTGTTCCCTGTCTTCGTATCATACTGAATTTCAGCTGCTGGAGACAGGATTTTGCATACTCCATGCACATATTGTTATTTGCTGAGCATTCTAGAAAAGGGAATTAAATCATGTAGGGGCATTTTTTTTAAACGGGAATTAACTGCATGCATATATTTATATACTATAGAAGTAAACAGCTGGTAGATGTAACCTGGATCGTTACCATGATGCTTTGATCTGTACATGTTGAACAGTCAGGAACCACTTCTGAATTTGGATACGTGCATTGAGATAACTTGCAAATATGCTTGTGGGTGTGGGAGCAAGCCAAGTATTGATTTGATTGCTCACTTGAACTGTAGCTTGTTTAGTGATCAAAGTCAGCATTTATTGTCACGTTTTAATTGTGCCTTTGTTACC is part of the Miscanthus floridulus cultivar M001 chromosome 9, ASM1932011v1, whole genome shotgun sequence genome and encodes:
- the LOC136482688 gene encoding uncharacterized protein isoform X1, coding for MGKAANRGWPGLGRLGPALAVHQATAARPVVRRPAAKTLACVVRIGMAGREGSRAALSALREGQGPNPLLRPGQSGTATVLCFIFQLSSLVKFLIHDDLMLLQEVNEMWAGLGYCHIERFLLQVVLEGT
- the LOC136482688 gene encoding uncharacterized protein isoform X2, with amino-acid sequence MGKAANRGWPGLGRLGPALAVHQATAARPVVRRPAAKTLACVVRIGMAGREGSRAALSALREGQGQSGTATVLCFIFQLSSLVKFLIHDDLMLLQEVNEMWAGLGYCHIERFLLQVVLEGT